DNA from Leptospira bandrabouensis:
AACAAAAAATTGAAAAACTTTTGAAAAAAGTGGGAAAAATCCAGGGAAGTTTTATTCGTAATGGAGATACTCATACACCAGAAGAAGCGGAGAAACATCTACGTTATAAATTAGAAGAAGCTAAAAGTTCGATTTTTGCTCCAAAACCTAAAGATTGGACCGCAAAACTTTTCATTGAAAAAATTGCCTCAAAATCATTTTTAACGGGTACCCCATACAGGATTCAATTTTCGCAAGGTAAGGAAATACCATCTGCTGATTGGTTATTTGCTGAATTGGCACAAATGGAAATTTGTAAGTAAAGGAAATGATCCTCAAATTGAAGTAAAGAGGATCCGATGAATCCTTTACTGTCTCAAAGTTTGGAACTCTATTTGTGTTGGTTCTTCTGATTCAGAGAAAAACACTCTATCCATATATCCGTATTTTCCATCACAAAGTTTTTTCATTTGATCGGTACGTTTATTTTCTGTTCCACTAATATTGGAACTATAAAGGATACGATCAAAATACCCAGTGTTTGGATTAATCCAAACATCTGCTAGTTGATAGTCTCCAGATCCGGAACCAAAACTGACAGACTCCCCAGAAGTATAACGTCCCAATCCAGTTGGAATTCGAGACCTATTCCTCCAAAGCCCATTGGATTCTAATAAGGTAGGTGGTTCTTCATAGAAAGCTACATTGCCACTAGAAAATCCTAAAAATGATACCCACTGTAAACCACCATTCAAATCATATTGGGCAAAGGCATAATTATCTGTATCACCTTGAATTGGTTCCTTGATCACAGAACTCCAAGATAAAGTGGTTCGTAACAATTGTAAAATGGATGTGTTACTTACTACAAGTTGAAGGCTATAGTCAAATGAC
Protein-coding regions in this window:
- a CDS encoding DUF5329 family protein; this encodes MFVKFIRPICFLFVILFELVPMHLHLYAKTDGCYPFTEEQKIEKLLKKVGKIQGSFIRNGDTHTPEEAEKHLRYKLEEAKSSIFAPKPKDWTAKLFIEKIASKSFLTGTPYRIQFSQGKEIPSADWLFAELAQMEICK